One Vallitalea pronyensis genomic region harbors:
- a CDS encoding 3-oxoacid CoA-transferase subunit B — protein sequence MMIDKNLGKQIIARRVAKELQHGQLVNLGIGLPTKVANYIPEGVEVIFQSENGMVGMGKVAAEGQEDERIINAGGDPVTILPNGAYFDSAMSFGLIRGGHVDLTVLGALQVDAKGNLASWIIPGKLVPGMGGAMDLVTGAKKVIIAMLHTAKGKHKILEACTLPLTAKGVVDLIVTELGVMKVTSDGLVLQEIHPDVTIEDVQEATGCALTVAEDLNIMDVQINI from the coding sequence ATGATGATTGATAAGAATCTAGGTAAACAAATCATTGCTCGTCGGGTTGCAAAGGAATTACAACATGGTCAGCTAGTGAATCTGGGTATTGGCCTTCCCACAAAAGTTGCTAACTATATTCCAGAAGGCGTTGAAGTCATTTTTCAATCGGAAAACGGTATGGTAGGCATGGGCAAAGTAGCAGCAGAAGGACAAGAAGATGAACGTATCATTAATGCTGGTGGTGACCCTGTAACCATACTTCCTAATGGCGCCTATTTTGATTCGGCTATGTCTTTTGGTTTAATTCGGGGCGGTCATGTGGATTTAACCGTTCTTGGTGCTTTACAAGTGGATGCAAAAGGTAATCTAGCCAGCTGGATTATACCTGGAAAACTTGTACCAGGTATGGGTGGCGCCATGGATTTAGTTACTGGTGCTAAGAAAGTTATTATTGCTATGTTACATACGGCTAAGGGGAAACATAAGATTCTTGAAGCATGTACACTACCTTTGACTGCAAAAGGTGTAGTGGACTTGATCGTGACAGAACTTGGTGTGATGAAAGTGACATCGGATGGGTTGGTACTCCAAGAGATTCATCCAGATGTGACCATAGAGGATGTCCAAGAAGCTACTGGATGTGCATTAACAGTGGCTGAAGATTTAAACATAATGGATGTTCAAATAAATATTTAG
- a CDS encoding CoA transferase subunit A: protein MSKVVGKQDLIPLMQDGLVIMIGGFLACGTSEKMIDFIIEQGIKDLTIISSDTSFVDKGTGRLIANRQVKKVIASHIGTNPMTGQLMNSGDMEVELVPQGTLVERIRAGGYGLGGVLTPTGVGTMVAEGKEVMTINDKDYLLEMPLKADIAILSGSVVDSFGNTLYKGTTRNFNPIIAMAAKHVIVEADQLVEPGDIDPEYIMTPGVLVDYIIKGGHDD from the coding sequence GTGAGTAAAGTAGTGGGTAAACAGGACCTAATACCATTGATGCAAGATGGATTGGTTATCATGATTGGAGGTTTTTTGGCTTGCGGTACTTCGGAGAAAATGATTGACTTTATCATTGAACAAGGTATCAAAGATCTGACCATTATCAGTTCAGATACCAGTTTTGTAGATAAGGGAACAGGCAGGCTGATCGCTAATCGGCAGGTAAAAAAAGTGATTGCATCCCATATCGGAACCAATCCAATGACCGGTCAATTAATGAATAGTGGTGACATGGAGGTTGAATTAGTCCCTCAAGGTACGCTGGTAGAGAGAATTCGAGCAGGAGGCTATGGCTTAGGCGGTGTGCTGACACCGACAGGGGTTGGTACCATGGTAGCTGAAGGAAAAGAAGTGATGACCATTAATGATAAAGACTATTTACTTGAAATGCCTTTAAAAGCGGATATAGCCATTTTAAGTGGCAGTGTGGTGGATTCCTTTGGCAATACTTTATACAAAGGTACAACAAGGAACTTCAATCCCATAATAGCTATGGCAGCGAAACATGTTATTGTGGAAGCGGACCAATTGGTTGAACCAGGTGATATTGACCCAGAATACATTATGACACCAGGGGTGTTAGTAGACTATATCATAAAGGGGGGGCATGATGATTGA
- the kce gene encoding 3-keto-5-aminohexanoate cleavage enzyme, translated as MEKLVITAAICGAEVTKEQNPSVPYTVEEIVREAKSAYHAGASIIHLHVREDDGTPTQDKERFEVCIKAIKEACPDVIIQPSTGGAVGMSNEERLQPTLLKPEMASLDCGTCNFGGDDIFVNTENTIIEFANTMNKMGIKPELEVFDKGMVDMALRLHKKGYIKVPLHFNFVLGVNGGIAATPRDLVFLAGSIPTDATYTVTGIGRHQISMATLSMVMGGHVRVGFEDNLYLKKGVLAKSNGELVEKIVRIAEALGREIATPEEARCILGLS; from the coding sequence ATGGAGAAGTTAGTGATTACAGCAGCGATATGTGGAGCTGAAGTGACCAAAGAGCAAAATCCAAGTGTTCCTTATACGGTAGAAGAAATTGTCAGAGAGGCAAAATCGGCATACCATGCAGGTGCCAGCATTATTCACTTACATGTGCGTGAAGATGATGGTACACCCACACAGGACAAAGAACGTTTTGAAGTATGTATAAAAGCCATTAAAGAAGCCTGTCCGGATGTGATTATCCAACCTTCAACAGGCGGGGCTGTTGGGATGAGTAACGAAGAAAGACTTCAACCTACTTTATTAAAACCAGAAATGGCATCTTTGGATTGTGGTACATGTAATTTTGGCGGGGATGATATTTTTGTTAACACAGAAAATACCATTATTGAATTTGCCAATACCATGAATAAGATGGGCATTAAGCCTGAGTTGGAGGTTTTTGACAAAGGTATGGTGGATATGGCACTTCGTTTACATAAAAAAGGATACATCAAAGTACCTCTCCATTTCAATTTTGTTCTTGGCGTTAATGGAGGGATTGCAGCTACACCAAGGGACCTGGTGTTTTTAGCAGGAAGTATACCAACAGATGCCACATATACCGTAACAGGTATAGGAAGACATCAAATAAGTATGGCTACATTAAGCATGGTTATGGGTGGTCATGTAAGGGTAGGGTTTGAAGATAATCTCTATCTAAAAAAGGGTGTTTTAGCTAAGTCCAATGGGGAATTAGTTGAGAAAATTGTACGTATAGCTGAAGCCTTAGGCAGAGAAATAGCAACACCAGAAGAAGCCCGATGTATACTGGGTTTATCATAG
- the kal gene encoding 3-aminobutyryl-CoA ammonia lyase: MKVTIRLRMSMHDAHYGGNLVDGAKMLQLFGDVATELLIRHDGDEGLFRAYDNVEFLAPVYAGDYIECEGEITSCGNSSRKMTFVAKKVIALRPDVNDSAADVLEEPVIVCKASGTCVVPKDKQRK; the protein is encoded by the coding sequence ATGAAGGTAACCATACGTTTACGCATGAGCATGCATGATGCACATTATGGAGGAAATTTAGTGGATGGTGCTAAGATGTTACAGCTTTTTGGGGATGTTGCAACAGAATTGCTCATACGTCACGATGGCGATGAAGGCTTATTTCGAGCTTATGACAACGTAGAATTTCTAGCACCAGTCTATGCTGGAGATTACATAGAATGTGAGGGAGAGATAACCTCATGTGGCAATTCCTCACGAAAAATGACCTTTGTAGCTAAAAAAGTCATTGCTCTTAGACCTGATGTTAATGATTCAGCAGCTGATGTATTGGAAGAACCCGTCATTGTGTGTAAAGCCAGTGGAACCTGTGTTGTTCCAAAAGATAAGCAAAGAAAGTAG
- a CDS encoding glutathione peroxidase, with translation MSIYDFNVETIQGDQVSLETYKGKVILIVNVASKCGFTKQYDGLEKLYEAYQDKGFVILGFPCNQFKEQEPGSNEEIQEFCRLNFGVTFPMFAKIDVNGDEAHPLYQYLVKETGGKKIPWNFTKFLIGPDGQIVNRYHPMKRPKNLVKEVEKLLNQ, from the coding sequence ATGTCAATATACGATTTTAATGTAGAGACTATTCAAGGGGATCAAGTATCTCTGGAAACTTATAAGGGAAAGGTTATCCTTATTGTCAATGTAGCCAGCAAGTGTGGCTTTACAAAACAATACGACGGCTTAGAAAAACTCTATGAGGCATATCAAGATAAAGGATTCGTTATTCTTGGATTCCCTTGTAATCAATTTAAGGAACAAGAACCTGGCAGCAATGAAGAGATTCAAGAGTTCTGCCGACTGAACTTTGGTGTGACTTTCCCAATGTTTGCAAAAATAGATGTCAACGGTGATGAAGCGCATCCACTTTATCAATACCTTGTCAAAGAAACAGGTGGGAAAAAAATACCTTGGAATTTTACTAAGTTTTTAATTGGACCTGATGGTCAAATTGTTAATCGCTATCATCCAATGAAACGTCCTAAGAACCTTGTAAAAGAGGTGGAAAAATTATTAAACCAGTAA
- a CDS encoding SEC-C metal-binding domain-containing protein: protein MTLYEQWKDIAYVERTQEEYDAFWSDYLAKEQKNYEHILENKDEKISGTFAELAELFNMDLVTFAGFLDGINTSLVNTLDLDSLTEESPLDLAIDMEKLYYNMLDAKADWLYTLPQWDTILTEQKRKEIKKSYNQTKIVVKGKKIGRNEPCPCGSGKKYKQCCLNKQ, encoded by the coding sequence TTGACTTTATATGAACAATGGAAAGATATTGCCTATGTAGAACGTACACAGGAAGAATATGACGCTTTTTGGAGTGATTACTTAGCAAAAGAGCAGAAGAATTATGAGCATATCTTAGAGAACAAAGATGAGAAAATTAGCGGGACTTTTGCTGAACTTGCAGAGCTTTTTAACATGGACTTGGTTACATTTGCAGGTTTCTTAGATGGCATTAACACAAGTTTAGTCAATACACTGGATTTAGATAGTCTAACGGAAGAAAGTCCTTTGGACTTAGCTATAGATATGGAGAAGTTATATTACAACATGCTTGATGCAAAAGCAGACTGGTTATATACGCTTCCTCAGTGGGACACAATTTTAACAGAGCAAAAGCGAAAAGAGATTAAAAAGTCCTACAATCAAACAAAGATTGTTGTAAAAGGTAAGAAAATTGGACGTAATGAACCTTGCCCATGTGGCAGTGGTAAAAAATATAAACAATGTTGTTTAAATAAACAATAG
- a CDS encoding GntR family transcriptional regulator, whose product MQYNPSIPVYIQIKDDIIHKIREGVWKENEKIPSEVKFMEEYGAGRGTIREAIRLIIDEGYLYIKKGIGTFVAQKEVGISIEPFVSLTYFIKMRGLDIHTKVLAVEEKIMDQATSKETGIQAGTPCLFVKRIRMMKNQPIGLEIFHFVYEAHTRYQDFDFTQGISHYLFHDCQLTVSKMNMDMELVEASGEGKQLLELGDSSMMLVSNRIVYINANQDILYHLTFVCGEELSQIGLDKFV is encoded by the coding sequence ATGCAATATAACCCATCAATACCTGTATATATACAGATAAAAGATGACATTATTCACAAAATACGCGAAGGTGTATGGAAAGAAAATGAAAAGATTCCTTCAGAAGTGAAGTTTATGGAGGAATATGGAGCAGGGAGAGGAACCATTCGAGAAGCCATTCGACTCATTATTGATGAGGGCTATTTATATATAAAAAAAGGCATTGGTACGTTTGTGGCCCAGAAGGAAGTTGGTATATCCATTGAACCCTTTGTTAGTCTGACTTATTTTATTAAAATGAGAGGATTGGATATACACACAAAAGTGTTAGCAGTTGAAGAAAAAATCATGGATCAGGCTACATCCAAGGAAACGGGTATTCAAGCAGGTACACCATGCTTATTTGTTAAACGCATACGTATGATGAAGAATCAGCCCATTGGTTTAGAGATATTTCACTTCGTTTATGAAGCACATACACGCTATCAAGATTTTGATTTTACTCAAGGGATCTCTCACTACCTATTCCATGACTGTCAATTAACAGTAAGTAAAATGAACATGGACATGGAACTGGTTGAAGCTTCCGGAGAAGGTAAGCAGCTTTTAGAATTAGGTGATAGCAGTATGATGCTGGTATCCAATCGTATCGTTTATATCAATGCTAATCAAGACATACTCTATCACTTAACCTTTGTTTGTGGTGAAGAGCTTAGTCAAATTGGTCTTGATAAGTTTGTGTAA
- a CDS encoding HD domain-containing protein — protein sequence MSIINHLLQKMTAYYAGDPKRIHHFIKVHSFSKQIGELEQLDKSTQFVLEIASIVHDIGIKVAEEKYGKCHGKLQEEEGPAVAKDMLTVLGVDASIIARVCYLVGHHHTYAHIDGMDYQILIEADFLVNMFEDDFSKSAITATYGNIFKTASGKRICKNMYAIHEQESS from the coding sequence ATGAGTATCATCAATCATTTACTGCAAAAAATGACAGCCTACTACGCGGGCGATCCTAAACGCATCCATCATTTTATAAAAGTTCACAGTTTTTCTAAACAAATAGGCGAACTTGAACAATTAGATAAATCTACTCAATTTGTTTTAGAAATAGCCTCTATTGTCCACGATATAGGGATTAAAGTTGCAGAAGAGAAGTACGGGAAATGCCATGGGAAACTTCAAGAAGAGGAAGGACCTGCTGTGGCGAAAGACATGTTAACTGTATTAGGTGTAGATGCTTCCATTATAGCACGGGTTTGCTACCTGGTAGGACATCATCATACCTATGCCCATATAGACGGTATGGATTATCAGATATTAATTGAAGCAGATTTTCTTGTGAATATGTTTGAAGATGATTTCAGTAAGTCTGCAATCACTGCCACATACGGTAATATTTTCAAAACGGCATCAGGAAAACGGATTTGCAAAAATATGTATGCCATTCATGAACAGGAATCTTCATGA
- a CDS encoding DUF1667 domain-containing protein codes for MKQEFTCIVCPVGCTLTVDEENHQIKVTGNQCKRGLEFGEKEYTRPMRILTTTVKIEGSLHKRLPVISKGEIPKEQLHQCLQALYELSIKAPIKRGDIVVEDICHTGVNIVASRGIEPLIND; via the coding sequence ATGAAGCAAGAATTTACATGTATCGTTTGTCCTGTAGGATGCACCCTGACAGTTGATGAAGAAAATCATCAGATCAAGGTTACAGGAAATCAGTGTAAAAGAGGGCTTGAATTTGGTGAAAAAGAATATACAAGACCCATGCGGATACTGACAACTACTGTGAAAATTGAAGGCAGCCTACATAAAAGATTACCCGTTATCAGTAAGGGTGAGATACCTAAGGAACAATTACACCAGTGCCTGCAGGCTCTTTATGAACTCTCCATAAAGGCTCCTATTAAACGAGGCGACATTGTGGTAGAAGATATCTGTCATACAGGGGTAAATATTGTTGCATCTAGAGGTATAGAGCCATTGATTAATGATTAA
- a CDS encoding NAD(P)/FAD-dependent oxidoreductase, whose protein sequence is MKHITIDVLVIGGGPAGLAAALEAKKQGVQEVMIMERDVELGGILQQCIHDGFGLHRFGKRLSGCEYAERFIQQVKAHHIHVKLKTTVIDILKDKTVFAMNAEEGMLKLQCGTIILAMGCRERTRSQVFIWGTRPSGVLTAGTVQRYINIEGYLPGKKAVILGSGDIGLIMARRMTLEGISVEGVYEIMKSPGGLKRNISQCLIDYDIPMHLSTTVVHIHGNNKLEGVTVAAVDDKRQPIEGTRRYIPCDLLVLAVGLIPENELSAKMGIEIDPKTKGPVVDESFMTSVEGVFAAGNVVTVYDLVDDVSITGEIAGRGAAKYLQGKLNQDTHYQMIHSTNLINLVVPQRFRKNNLENHLTVYMRVREEMKKVYIHGTMNDRVCLHKKLNIVSPPEMVVSNIKKEDISDKGDITMAIERG, encoded by the coding sequence GTGAAACATATAACAATTGATGTACTGGTTATTGGTGGAGGTCCAGCTGGTCTTGCAGCAGCGTTAGAAGCCAAGAAACAAGGTGTCCAGGAAGTCATGATTATGGAACGTGATGTTGAATTAGGCGGGATTCTACAGCAGTGTATTCATGATGGTTTTGGTCTTCATCGGTTTGGAAAACGTCTATCGGGCTGTGAATATGCAGAGCGCTTCATCCAACAGGTAAAAGCTCATCACATTCATGTGAAATTAAAGACCACGGTTATTGATATACTTAAGGATAAAACGGTTTTCGCCATGAATGCAGAAGAAGGGATGCTCAAGCTGCAATGCGGTACAATTATTCTTGCTATGGGTTGTCGTGAAAGAACCCGCTCACAAGTATTTATCTGGGGAACACGACCTAGTGGTGTATTGACCGCAGGAACAGTACAACGTTATATTAACATTGAAGGCTATTTACCTGGTAAAAAAGCGGTCATCTTGGGTTCAGGTGATATAGGGCTCATTATGGCAAGACGCATGACATTAGAAGGGATAAGTGTGGAAGGAGTCTATGAGATTATGAAAAGCCCAGGAGGTCTTAAGCGTAATATTAGCCAATGCCTGATAGATTATGATATTCCCATGCATCTTTCAACAACAGTGGTACATATTCATGGCAATAATAAACTTGAAGGTGTAACCGTAGCTGCAGTGGATGATAAAAGGCAGCCAATAGAAGGAACCAGACGATACATCCCATGTGACCTTTTGGTATTAGCCGTAGGTCTTATACCTGAAAACGAGTTGTCAGCAAAGATGGGTATAGAAATAGACCCTAAGACAAAAGGACCCGTTGTGGATGAGAGTTTTATGACATCGGTAGAAGGTGTGTTTGCAGCAGGAAACGTGGTGACGGTATATGACTTAGTTGACGATGTATCCATAACAGGAGAAATCGCTGGGAGAGGTGCAGCTAAGTATTTACAAGGCAAGCTTAATCAAGACACACACTATCAGATGATACATTCCACCAACTTGATTAACTTAGTTGTACCCCAACGTTTTAGAAAAAATAATTTAGAAAACCACTTAACAGTTTATATGCGTGTAAGGGAAGAAATGAAAAAAGTTTACATCCATGGTACGATGAATGATCGGGTATGCTTGCATAAAAAACTAAACATCGTATCACCACCTGAAATGGTCGTGTCTAACATTAAAAAAGAAGATATAAGCGATAAAGGTGATATCACCATGGCTATAGAAAGAGGGTGA
- a CDS encoding FAD-dependent oxidoreductase has product MKNKILKAIQSHEELAHYTIHIELSKEGIVTLRGEVDQWQHVVDIGHIAAKVKGIKNVVNDITVKGITIPKKDRSEEIRKVKASGHVRTCDVVIIGAGITGCAIARALSKYQLDIIVVDKNSDIAEGATKANNGNIHPGLIAKPGTLKAKLNIKGNAMYTKWAEELHFACNRTGSLGVVYHQSEWYLLKLLQFMKITRLGYLFKPLRQAMKVPGLKWLSGQEVQKLEPHIEGKPCGALLMTTMAIVEPYDVCLALAENAVMNGVSYMLDTEVIDVLTEHGQVKGVMTDKEVIRSKYVINCAGVYADHIAEMAGDRFYTIHPRRGAIAIFDKSRKGYFNRPLVSFSRTRGKKQHSKGGGACMTPEGNLLWGPTAKEIPDKEDKSVERTDMDYIHALGNHVTTNVKPSEIITFFAGVRAADYKEDFIISMSEKVDGFIHVAGIQSPGLASAPAIAEMVEDMIKKDQGCLHKNVHYNPIRKPRGKFRHMSHQEQDALIQKNPLYGHVICRCELITEGEIVDAIHGLIPATTLDAVKRRTRSGMGRCQGGFCGPKVLQILARELHKEPIEITLKGSNSYVLQKDNRR; this is encoded by the coding sequence ATGAAAAATAAGATTCTGAAAGCCATCCAATCACATGAGGAACTAGCACATTATACGATTCATATTGAACTTTCTAAGGAAGGGATTGTAACCCTTCGTGGTGAAGTGGATCAGTGGCAGCATGTAGTCGATATTGGGCATATTGCGGCAAAAGTAAAAGGGATTAAAAATGTGGTGAATGACATAACCGTCAAGGGCATAACGATTCCTAAAAAAGATCGATCAGAAGAAATCAGGAAGGTTAAAGCATCTGGTCATGTAAGAACATGCGACGTGGTTATCATCGGTGCTGGTATTACAGGATGTGCTATTGCAAGAGCTTTATCCAAGTATCAATTAGACATCATTGTTGTCGACAAAAACAGTGATATTGCCGAAGGGGCCACCAAAGCTAATAATGGTAATATTCATCCCGGTCTTATTGCTAAACCAGGTACATTAAAAGCTAAATTAAATATAAAAGGAAATGCCATGTACACAAAATGGGCAGAAGAACTGCACTTTGCATGTAATAGAACAGGTTCTCTTGGTGTTGTTTATCATCAATCAGAGTGGTACCTTTTGAAGCTTCTTCAATTTATGAAGATAACACGGTTAGGTTATCTCTTTAAACCCCTTAGGCAAGCCATGAAAGTTCCTGGTCTTAAATGGCTAAGTGGTCAAGAAGTTCAAAAACTGGAACCTCACATAGAAGGTAAACCTTGTGGAGCTCTATTGATGACCACCATGGCTATTGTGGAACCTTATGACGTTTGCTTAGCCTTAGCAGAAAATGCTGTCATGAATGGTGTTTCCTACATGTTAGATACAGAAGTTATCGATGTACTTACAGAACATGGACAGGTAAAAGGTGTAATGACCGATAAAGAAGTGATTAGAAGTAAGTACGTCATTAATTGCGCTGGTGTATATGCAGACCATATAGCAGAGATGGCAGGTGATCGCTTCTATACCATTCATCCAAGACGTGGTGCTATTGCCATATTTGATAAGAGTAGAAAAGGTTACTTCAATCGACCCCTTGTTTCCTTTTCACGAACAAGAGGAAAGAAACAACATTCAAAAGGAGGGGGTGCTTGTATGACACCAGAAGGCAACCTTTTATGGGGGCCAACAGCCAAAGAAATTCCTGACAAAGAAGATAAAAGTGTTGAACGTACCGATATGGATTACATACATGCTCTTGGCAATCATGTAACAACGAATGTTAAGCCATCAGAAATTATCACTTTTTTTGCAGGTGTTCGGGCTGCAGACTATAAAGAGGACTTTATCATTAGTATGTCTGAAAAAGTAGATGGCTTCATACATGTTGCAGGTATCCAGTCCCCAGGGTTAGCTTCTGCACCGGCCATTGCAGAAATGGTAGAAGACATGATTAAAAAAGATCAAGGTTGTTTACATAAAAATGTCCATTACAATCCTATACGCAAGCCAAGGGGAAAATTTCGCCATATGAGTCATCAGGAACAGGATGCCCTTATTCAAAAGAATCCTTTATATGGTCATGTTATATGCCGTTGTGAGCTCATTACAGAGGGAGAAATTGTGGATGCCATACATGGTCTGATTCCTGCAACCACTTTGGATGCTGTTAAGCGAAGAACAAGGTCAGGCATGGGAAGATGTCAGGGTGGATTTTGTGGACCAAAAGTGCTTCAAATATTAGCGAGAGAATTACACAAGGAACCCATAGAGATTACATTAAAAGGATCAAATTCCTATGTGCTTCAAAAGGATAATAGAAGGTAA
- a CDS encoding MBL fold metallo-hydrolase, with protein MGNLNIKHYAYNAFIIQHDDIKVVIDPGRNLYWTKFNSLIPKTEWEGITHVLVTHGDPDHFAYAPSIAKKAGAKVICEKELEDVFLSDGVKDVHKITAGGVIDFEGLKVEGLNTCHGPLNVKLGCGLLETKNVLVNRNQGGHAIYVASFKITEKKYRITVRNHGTLKFLFGLIRLEKDNIDFARGSVGYKITIGGRTVVNLGDTILQKGWESLKPDVLMIPIGGNIYKNTMGEKEALEAIKRIEPKVVIPCHYNNGFLWRKHMNKADDENFKREVEKLGITCLIMTYKDEITI; from the coding sequence ATGGGAAACCTAAACATTAAACATTACGCTTATAATGCATTTATCATCCAACATGATGACATTAAGGTCGTCATTGACCCTGGACGAAATCTATATTGGACAAAATTTAACAGCTTGATTCCCAAAACAGAATGGGAAGGAATCACCCATGTTTTAGTTACTCATGGTGATCCGGATCACTTTGCATATGCGCCATCTATTGCAAAGAAGGCAGGAGCAAAAGTCATCTGTGAAAAAGAGCTGGAAGATGTGTTTTTATCGGATGGCGTTAAGGATGTCCATAAGATAACAGCAGGTGGTGTAATCGATTTCGAGGGGTTAAAAGTGGAAGGGCTCAATACATGTCATGGTCCTTTGAACGTTAAACTTGGTTGTGGATTATTGGAAACGAAAAATGTATTGGTTAATCGTAACCAAGGTGGGCATGCCATCTATGTAGCATCCTTCAAGATTACAGAGAAGAAATATAGGATAACCGTACGTAATCATGGAACCCTCAAATTTTTATTCGGATTAATACGCCTTGAAAAAGATAATATTGATTTTGCAAGAGGGTCAGTGGGATATAAAATCACCATAGGTGGCAGAACAGTTGTTAACCTTGGTGACACCATCCTACAGAAAGGATGGGAATCATTAAAGCCTGATGTATTAATGATTCCTATTGGTGGAAATATCTATAAGAATACCATGGGAGAAAAAGAGGCTTTAGAAGCAATCAAACGCATAGAGCCTAAGGTGGTTATTCCTTGTCACTATAATAATGGCTTTTTATGGAGAAAGCATATGAATAAAGCAGATGATGAGAACTTTAAAAGAGAAGTAGAGAAGTTAGGAATCACGTGCTTGATTATGACATATAAGGATGAGATTACAATATAA
- a CDS encoding TetR/AcrR family transcriptional regulator, translating to MSRTRSDEAYNKKRLAISQTALQILLEEGAQKLSVNYLLRKMNMAKGVFFHYFKSKEELFNHVVHCAYSPILETMQSILQEKELGAVEKLVRLYQSVGYMKADYGKGLDDLLKIMYREDNKLFLTALMKQAFEVSLPIFEEIILEGVTAGDFYVDSHHAVAYHILTITMALNQEIGVYLLSDHKETNRKKLMDKIMLSEKIIGFILNCNVSGKLYQPATLKRLEIL from the coding sequence ATGTCCAGAACAAGAAGCGATGAAGCATATAACAAGAAGCGATTAGCTATTAGCCAAACAGCTCTCCAGATACTTTTAGAAGAGGGTGCCCAAAAGTTAAGTGTCAATTATTTGTTACGTAAAATGAACATGGCCAAAGGGGTTTTCTTTCATTATTTTAAGTCCAAAGAAGAGTTGTTTAACCATGTTGTTCATTGCGCTTATAGTCCCATTCTTGAAACGATGCAAAGTATATTGCAGGAGAAGGAACTGGGTGCAGTGGAAAAATTGGTTAGGCTCTATCAGTCTGTTGGCTATATGAAAGCAGATTATGGAAAAGGGTTAGATGATCTATTAAAAATAATGTATCGTGAAGATAATAAACTCTTTTTAACAGCATTAATGAAACAGGCATTTGAAGTAAGCTTACCAATCTTTGAAGAAATTATCTTAGAAGGAGTGACAGCTGGAGATTTTTATGTAGATTCTCATCATGCCGTTGCTTATCATATCCTTACGATTACCATGGCGCTAAATCAAGAAATTGGGGTATATCTTTTATCAGACCACAAGGAAACTAATAGAAAAAAACTCATGGACAAAATCATGTTAAGTGAAAAGATCATTGGCTTTATTTTGAATTGTAATGTAAGTGGAAAGCTTTATCAACCAGCAACACTAAAGCGTTTAGAGATTTTGTAA